A region from the Takifugu rubripes chromosome 22, fTakRub1.2, whole genome shotgun sequence genome encodes:
- the LOC105418159 gene encoding leucine rich adaptor protein 1-like, giving the protein MVGWRAFGNTAPGRPRSVEDLWGFGFPTQAGGVVELIIAKVGKATRFDAQEISHIMDEEVVNDSFPYLKELENKIGRKMPESLLVWTRDAAECEDFGRSGEGSELSSGLGDSFSERISTLKQEMIWLRSADVRILQQLVAVHEGIEAMRWLMEERDALVSRSSSLTGSLSSVVGHGPPTSPFREDLSHNPGLTDEDSRDFQLPTDSVDSNFATQSEARPHHLVTPSSASSGPANCSFSDTFPQSEPAYSNHTPLRGIRSGGDTIKRALLRSSRRRAELNVDNVFSLHKPPDEMKRDEESQDSTTTNSDTLEMNEAVLLGYDAQWCWVESQDDVTFL; this is encoded by the exons ATGGTTGGTTGGAGAGCCTTCGGGAACACAGCGCCGGGACGTCCGAGAAGCGTGGAGGATCTGTGGGGGTTCGGGTTTCCCACCCAGGCAGGGGGGGTTGTTGAGCTCATCATAGCGAAAGTTGGAAAGGCGACGCGGTTTGACGCACAGGAGATAAGCCATATCATGGACGAGGAGGTCGTCAACGATTCGTTCCCGTATTTGAAAGAACTGGAGAATAAAATAGGCAGGAAAATGCCTGAAAGTCTTCTGGTGTGGACGAGGGATGCGGCGGAGTGTGAAGACTTCGGGAGGTCCGGTGAGGGGAGCGAGCTCAGCTCCGGTCTCGGCGACAGCTTCTCGGAGAGAATCAGCACCCTGAAACAGGAGATG ATCTGGTTGCGTTCTGCTGACGTGAGGattctccagcagctggtggCCGTGCACGAGGGCATCGAAGCCATGCGCTGGCTGATGGAGGAGCGGGACGCCCTGGTGagtcgcagcagcagcttgacAGGCAGCCTGAGCAGCGTGGTGGGACACGGACCCCCGACGTCCCCCTTCAG AGAGGATCTGAGTCACAATCCGGGTCTGACCGATGAGGATTCAAGAGATTTCCAACTACCGACTGACAGTGTTGACTCAAACTTTGCCACACAATCTGAAGCGAGACCTCATCACCTCGTCACTCCCAGCAGCGCATCATCAGGCCCTGCCAACTGTTCCTTCAGTGACACCTTCCCCCAGTCAGAGCCGGCGTACTCAAACCACACTCCATTACGTGGCATCCGTTCCGGTGGCGATACCATCAAAAGAGCTCTACTCAGATCGAGCAGAAGAAGGGCGGAGCTGAACGTAGACAATGTGTTTTCCCTCCATAAACCGCCAGACGAGATGAAGAGGGACGAGGAATCTCAGGACAGCACCACAACAAACTCTGACACACTGGAAATGAATGAGGCAGTTCTGCTCGGCTATGATGCTCAGTGGTGCTGGGTCGAGTCACAAGATGACGTGACGTTTCTATGA